The region CTGATTAAACGCCTTAGTTATGTCGTAGCCGAAGGTGAAGCCTGCTCCTCGGGGAGACAGCCCCCAACCCGTCCTCTCCTCGGGGTCCGACCACAGCAGGTCACACATAGCGCCTTCGTGTGGCACCTCCTGAATTCTAAATGGTCAATTAGCAACATCCACTAATGTAAGGCGAATACTCATCGTACCTGTCAAGCTTCCTTATGTGATCTAGTGAGTCTATTGATGGCGATAACCCTGCGTGCGgacaaaatattttattctcaaTTAAAGCTGCCAGCGGCAAGAAGTCGAATAAATCTGAGCGTTTATATACATTCAGTATACACTGTAGACTAATACAGCACCTAGCTAGGCAGTCACCTGTGAAACACTTCCATATGTGCGAATTGCCGTACTTCCTCAAACACTCGTCGTAGAACCCATACACTTGCGTGATTTGGCGGCATTCGTGATTCCCTCGTATTATAAACACTAAACGGCACTTAAATCAGCGGAACTAACCTCGGTCCCGGTACCTCACTTTTAACGATACGATCAACGTCACAGACTCGACTGAGTAGTAGCCTCGGTCAACATAGTCGCCGAGGAACAGAAAGTTTGTGTTCGGTGCGGATCCTAAAAGTCAAATTTACCGTGAATTATATCTATTTTGTACAAGTTtgcacaaataaaaaacaactaaTATTACTATCTAATAAAAATCCAAAGTCACTTGCTTATTAACAGCTAATGCTATAGCAGGTGTGCGCTCCTTTTAAACCTAAAATAACTAGTGCTAACCTGCGATGCGGaacagctccttcaggtcaTACAGCTGCCCGTGAATGTCTCCCACCACCGTTATGGGAGTCTTTATCATCAAAATGTTCGATTCGTCGATCAGAATCTCCTTGGCCTTCTCACACAGCTTAACGATAATTGGCTCTGGAACCACCTCTCCGTTTAAAATTAGCGATATTAGGCTCTCGAGCTCGTAAAGCTCTGCGTTTCTGAGATAATAGTCTTCCATTTAAACTACATTTGCGTTTTAAACTGATTTTTGTGTATTGTGAGTTACGGGctatttactttaaatttgtggtcgtttttaaatttaaaaaatcgATTAAGACCAGTTATTTACtataattcatttttaacagATATTTATGGGCATATGTGTGATAATTAAAAGCCGCGGAATCGAAAGTTCCTAGCTTATAATtagcataaaatataaattattctAAAAGAAGGGCTAATATAAATTCAGCTGTCACCTATTCAACAGATTATTGAcaaaaaatcaaaaacaaacaacTAAGAATTATGGAATATGTGCCTGCGACGAAGAATTATAAAAAGAACGCCCACAAcctatattattttacaaaacaATAGCtacatattaattatttttaaacaaccTACTATTGTTAACACATAATACTCAAAAACAAGTGAATATATAGTCAATTCACACTTCCACGTCGTTCAATTGTGGGAACTTTCAGTCACTTAATTCTTTATTCAATTCTTTAATGTACACACTCAAAACTTGATTTTTCTCATATTTCAATCGATTTAGCCTCAATTTACCAATtcatgtgtgtgttaaCTCACCTTTATGATTCAGATGTGTACGGTTATCTCTGAAGTAAAGTGTATTGTTGACTTGAGCGAGGCCACAGTGACTATATGGAGCAGGATTTTGACGACTCCGAAACTAACATTTCATTAGAGTTTAGCGGAGGGTTAGATtccttaattttaaaccaGGAGCGGGACTTGAAGTTGAAAATTCGCGGTGCCAGGGTGACGATAGGCCAGTTAATAGCGTACATACGGAGAAACATAATAGGTTCTAAAAAGGACTTCTTCTCATTCTCCCCAGAGCTGACCAGCAGTTCAAACACTGGTACGTTTTGACTCCAGTTTGCTTAAACCTGTTTACTACTCCTCTTTTGGGTAACACACATTGTTCACCCCGGAGGTTAGACTTTTATTCGCccatacatacacactaacACTGGCAATTAACTCCTTTATAGATGGTCAAAGCACAGATAATGTAGAAGACACCGGCAGCCACAATTCACGAGATAGAGTGAAAGTGGAGTGTAACGTAGCGCTGTTTAACGGATACATTAATCGTAGCGAGTTTTGCAAGATCAGGCCAGGTGTGCTCGTGCTGGTAAACGACGTGGACTGGGAGCTGCTTGAGAAGGAGCAGACTGCCTTGGAGAACCACCAGAACATAACTTTCATATCGACTCTGCACGGAGGATAGCACATTGAGTACGACTATCACCTATATTATCACCTATATTATCACCTAGATTACTACTGATTTCTCCACGTACAGTCGTCAGGAACCACTCACTACTACACGTACTACCACTGAGGTTACCACTGAGGTTACCACTGATTTCTACACTGACTGTCCACAGTAACTACACATACTGTCCGCAAAAGGCACACTTACTTCTAGATAACGGCAGGCGGTCGTTATCGTACAAACATTGGACTTACAACACACACGACACGACACTTGGAAACACACCAACTGGTAGGAAGGCAGCACTTGCACTCAACGTAGTCTTTGAGAATGTTGAAGGGCCCTCGAGGAGGCGGCCCCTGCCCGCTGCTCATGAGTTCCATGGGCCGCGGCTTCAGAATTCTGGCCTTTGGCCACCTCTTCCTGGTGCTGCTGACCATTGCCCTCGTATCATCCGCGGCGGCCTTTGACCTCCACTGCGCTCCACTGATCTCAACACTGCCGCACGCAGTGATATCTGGGATAAGCAGCATCGTGATCACCGTCTTTTACCTGGTCACATCGTTCAAGGCTCTAGGTATGCGGCCACTAGTTGTAGCAATGTAGCTAAAGCACCATTTATTCTTCCGTTAACTTAGATGAGACCCATAATATTTACCAGGAACCGAGGTGGAATGGATGATAAGGACCACAACTGCAGTGTCAATAGCACTGATGGACATAGCATTCTCATGTACCAGTAGTTGCAGCAATTACCCAGTTACACAGCTTACTACTACCAGTGATGCCTATAGCTATCCATTAACCAATTAACATACAGGTTGGGGGTTCTTTCTACTCGAGAGAGCAgcgtttaaaatattcaaagCATTTAAAAACGAGCTTCAAATTGAGCCGAAGTGCTTGCAGACGATCTCAATCTTGTTCCTCGTGGCATcatttatcattttattcGTACACATCGTCATTTCAGGTATTTTAGCACAAACACACCGATGCTTCAGCGATCTGTTTTGCCATGTCAGTGAGGCTGACGAAACACATTAAGAAGCAACTGAACGAGATGAAGCTAATCGACTaatttaaactaatataACTGCCTCGTCTCTACGTTCCTTTTGCATTTATGTGATTGACATACATCCATTAAGCCGCTAATTGTAGTCAACTAGTACCTACAGTTACAAAACTCAAATAGCTAGCCAATGACTAGCTAGTAGATACAGAATCCCACAAACACAATGAAGCAAAAATAAGAGTAGCTAATTAGCACGTACAGcgttaaaataaaaaattacatCCTCAAGTGTTTATGGTTAGTATAGAACATCACTCCGGTAAGAACGAGAGATCCGACAAAGTACCAGAGTGAAAAGAAGGACTTGTAAACCAGAAAACTAGCCAAGGCCGTAAACAAAACAGAGGGCACCAGAGTGAGTATGACCAGCTTGTTAAAGGGCTTGGCGTCCAACAGCTTcgaaaaatattttacaaccACCATCAAGGTGAAGAGGAAGGCAACAAAGAAGAGAAGGCGCACCGTAAGGAAAACGCCGAAAAACCCGTACAAATTAAACCAAATCAAGCTCCTGCCCAAATGCTTGTCGAGCACAGCACCCAAAAGCCTCGAAAAAGAGTACATAAAGTTGACAAAGGTCTTCTTCACCATGAGAGCAAGGGGAAGCAAGTGCATCTTCTCGAGAGAACACAAGATGCAGGACTTCCCGACGAACTCGTACCGCTTAAACACAGGGTAGCAGTGAGTGTAGAACTTGAGAGGAACACCCTTGACGAGCATTAAGTGAGAAACGACCTTGCCgaagaagttgaagaagGCCAAAAAGAGCCGGAAGGTCTTGTCGTCGTAAAGGTCAGTGAAAAAGCCGTAGAGAGACCAGCTGAGCATAGTAGCCAGGGAGTGCTCACAGCCCTcaaaagtaagtttaaaaaggagCATGGAGAAGAAGCTAAAGAATATAGTAATTACAAGTGAGCagtacatttttaaaaagataactgaaataattaatgacaaaatatggtacaaagAACTACATTAACAATGGAAGAAGCCTGAGTGTTTTAACCagaaaaaagaaataaaggTCAGCTAATTTAagattattaaaaaactaAACCAGGAACAACCAATGAAACAAAGtgaaaacacacaaactGGAGTGtgttaaagtaaaaaacaaaagccaaggataaaaaataatcagGTGCAACCGCTTTAGGCTGAAAAACACTTAGAGCAAAGAGTAAAAATGGCAAATCTTCGAGcgaaaaaagaaaaaaaaagtaCAAACTAGCCTCTAGTGGTAATTTCACAATCCGAAAACCTATCGACCCCCAAGACCACGAGATAagtgaaaaataaagttaaaaatgcCAGTGAGGGGAGAAGTGAGAAGAAAAGGATCACAGCCCGAGTACTTTGAAAAAAGTTGCACAGGGTGTGGAAATGGGGCCATTCTTCTGCCAAAACTGCGGAATCCACCGATCCTGAGCTTCTCAATCATGAGGGAATTGAAGGAATCTGCAGAAAAAGTGACTGAGAGGGCAAAAGATAAAGAGGTAGAGTAGCTAGTAGCTATCGTAGGGGCAGAGAGTGGGATAATTACCTAGTTCGCGCCTGTTCAGAGACTGAAtctgtttaaaaatgaaggaaaccttgttcttcatcttcagcgCAAAAACGTACGATATTCCCTAAAATTACGCAAATGTGTAGTGTAGCTGCTAGCCATTGTGTGGTTTCGAGAACCCTAAGGTCAACAGCCGCTATCAGCCACCATCACCATAATATCGACCTCCTGATAAATCAGTGCCATCAAATGTACGCAATTTAGCCCTTTGAACAATTCGGCCCTAGTTTAGTCAAAATGTCCATGGAATCCACGGAATCCagatacacataaatacgCAGTGCGTAAGCACGTATAGTAGCACAgaagattaaaaattctCCCTTGAATCATATTCGATTACATAACTCTTGATAACTTTATCAATCACATTTACGTCCTTGTGGAACTTGAAGGAAAACCTATTGGGAAAGTTGGTCGAAAGAATGTCCTTTAGGGACTCCGAGACGCACACCTTCCCCGGAATCCCGTTGCTCTCAATCATATTCGCAGTGTAGATGTCGGTTCCCCAGACGTCGTACCTCAGACGCCCAGAGCCAATGACTCCCCCGATGCAGCTGCCGTAGTGTAGTCCAATTCTCATGTTTAGGTCCGGAATCTAAGCataattatgtttataGCTGCTTATAGCTAGTAACACGAGTGTGTATTAGTAACCGTAATGTACTTGATAACTggtagtgtgtattagCTAGCTAGTGGTAGCAACACTAATCAACTAGCGGTTAGTACTAGCAACAGTAGCGTAATGGATAAGTAGTGCTGGGTAGTTGATAACTAGTAACTAGTCGGTGAAGTAACTAGTCTGTGAAGTAACTAGCTGGTGAAGCAACTAGCTGGAAACCAGCCTATAACCCGTAACTAAACCTATAAGTGGTAACTAGGAGGATATGTAGATGAAACATACGTTGAACAGTTCGCGGGTCTCCTGAATGATGTGCAACATGGAATATGCCATTTGAAGTATGTTTAACAGGTCGTTGAGCCTCATGTCATTGGTGTCTAAGAagtaattaataaataatcgAGTATCGTTAAGAGATAACTAAACAGCAagtattaaaatgaataacCAGCAGCTATGAATAATCGCAGCTATGTATAAGCAGCAGCTGAATGAGCTGACGAGTAAAAAGGGAACTTACTAGTGAGATAGGGCTCAGAAATAGCAACGTAGGCATCGCCTATGGTACACAGCTTGTACAAATTGAAGTTCGTGGTGTTCCTGTCAAAGTTGGCAAACAACTTCTGCAACAAGGCAATGACCTCGGAAGGGTCTACGGAGTTGGCCCAGCTGGTGAACCCGCAGATGTCAGAAAAGAGAAAGGACATGTTGTTGTGCACGTAGCTCATCTTAAGCTTCTCCTGCTTAAACTCCTCCAAAATGCTCTTGGGAAGCATCTCGTTCAAAATCTGGTTTATCCTGGTCTCGATCATGTACGCCTTTTCGTTGGTAAAAAAAGTCTTCCTGTCAATCGATTCCTGAAAATTGAATCAATATTGACATATATAAGTATGGAAGTATGGCTGGCCATGTGATAGTGAGTAACTGttagtaaatatgtgttgataaatatgtgttgaTAATAAGCTAAGAAGTGTAAATATAGTGTACCTTGCAATGAGCAGACAACAAGT is a window of Theileria orientalis strain Shintoku DNA, chromosome 2, complete genome DNA encoding:
- a CDS encoding serine/threonine protein phosphatase pp2a catalytic subunit — encoded protein: MEDYYLRNAELYELESLISLILNGEVVPEPIIVKLCEKAKEILIDESNILMIKTPITVVGDIHGQLYDLKELFRIAGSAPNTNFLFLGDYVDRGYYSVESVTLIVSLKVRYRDRVFIIRGNHECRQITQVYGFYDECLRKYGNSHIWKCFTDLFDFLPLAALIENKIFCPHAGLSPSIDSLDHIRKLDRYDEIQEVPHEGAMCDLLWSDPEERTGWGLSPRGAGFTFGYDITKAFNQTNGLDLIARAHQLTMQLSVTPNTFQGFQWSQDKNVVTIFSAPNYCYRCGNQGAILEIDENLNFTFVQFDPSPEREPPIIPELTDYLLGDVKYIN
- a CDS encoding ubiquitin-related modifier 1 homolog, producing MEQDFDDSETNISLEFSGGLDSLILNQERDLKLKIRGARVTIGQLIAYIRRNIIGSKKDFFSFSPELTSSSNTDGQSTDNVEDTGSHNSRDRVKVECNVALFNGYINRSEFCKIRPGVLVLVNDVDWELLEKEQTALENHQNITFISTLHGG